One Bactrocera dorsalis isolate Fly_Bdor unplaced genomic scaffold, ASM2337382v1 BdCtg330, whole genome shotgun sequence genomic region harbors:
- the LOC125775260 gene encoding zinc finger protein 830, with amino-acid sequence MGRHQENRLRLSSRTKVAETEHKVDSKLAKTNANGQIECIICKVTVKSATLWKVHVNSKLHKERITIAKQIKSTFKGGIPEATTKLSTVTTQTPKPSTKVIETPKGVIAVQQSLKSTQQIVPKAAPTPVTTEKSASANNVDTLLPEKFFDDPVKDAKIRNAEYKDPQADEWERFQREIREASSVSVAIIAGEQMESAFDRDLDEINDQMKHWSRYMNLEARKGVLSVNKDHKSETHSSDENESDDETAATSEFSDWRSKSFL; translated from the coding sequence atgggGCGGCATCAGGAAAATCGCCTAAGATTGTCGTCAAGAACGAAAGTAGCCGAAACCGAGCATAAAGTCGATTCGAAACTGGCGAAGACAAATGCGAATGGCCAAATTGAGTGCATTATTTGCAAAGTCACTGTAAAATCGGCCACATTATGGAAGGTACATGTAAACTCCAAGTTGCACAAGGAACGCATaacgattgcaaagcaaataaaatcaactttTAAAGGCGGCATACCGGAAGCGACTACGAAGTTGTCCACGGTCACAACACAAACGCCAAAACCATCCACAAAAGTAATAGAAACGCCGAAAGGGGTCATTGCAGTCCAACAAAGTCTCAAAAGCACACAACAAATTGTACCAAAAGCGGCGCCTACACCTGTCACCACTGAAAAATCCGCATCCGCCAATAACGTAGACACTTTGTTGCCAGAGAAGTTCTTTGACGATCCCGTGAAGGATGCGAAAATTCGTAATGCAGAATATAAGGACCCACAAGCAGATGAATGGGAACGTTTCCAGCGTGAAATTCGTGAAGCATCCTCTGTGTCTGTTGCCATTATTGCTGGTGAGCAAATGGAATCGGCCTTTGATCGTGACTTGGATGAGATCAACGATCAAATGAAGCATTGGTCCAGGTATATGAATTTGGAGGCGCGCAAGGGTGTGCTTAGCGTAAATAAAGACCACAAATCCGAAACTCACAGTTCTGACGAGAATGAAAGTGATGATGAGACAGCAGCAACTTCTGAATTTTCGGACTGGCGTTCGAAGTCATTTCTTTAA